Below is a window of Pseudobdellovibrionaceae bacterium DNA.
AAAACATCGAGGTCGCCCTTGTCCGCGCGCCAGAAGCTGTTCACGAACTTCGTCAATAGCTTACCGCCCGACAAGCAGCGGTAGGGTTCCGCGCGCGGTTTACGTGGAATCAGCTGCAGGTTCGTGTTCAGCAGGTACCACTCGCGCATTTCGAACGAACGCTCGTTGATCTTCGTATTGGAGCGGATGTTCATGAAGTTCTCGGGCTGCACCGCGAGCTCTAAGATCCGCGCCAGGCGCGCTTGGTACTCGGGCGAGGTGGGGGCGTACTGCGAAAGCCCCGCCCACAGACGCGCCCACCACTTCAAACGCCAGCGCCAAGTGGCGTCGTCCTTCATGAGCTTATCCATGTCGACGTCTTTATTACCGCCTTTGAGCGACTCCAGTCGCCCGTCACGCCACTCCAGGATCGGTAAACGGTAACTCAAAACGAAAGTCTGCGGATACACGCGACCGTTCTTTTCGTAGGTCGGATCGACGAAGCCGTAAACGAGGTGCACCTCGCCGAGCGCCCGCGCGTTTTGCGTGGGTTCGGTCGTGCCGCGGTCGTCGATGTTGCCCGCCTGATCCATCAAATTCGCGACCGCCAACAGCCGGAAGGGCGAGCCCTGAAGTTCTTGGCGACTCTGCTTGTAAAGCGTGTCGGCCGAGCGCCAGGTCGTGAAGATGCGGTCCATCCGGCGGTCCGCGTTCGGCACGTCGCCCACGCGCAGGCTCGCGTCCTTCACTTGCGCGTGCGCCGCTTGCTCTTCGGCGGCGTTTTCGAAAATCCGCGCGAAGAACTCGCCGGCTCTTTTCGCGCGCATCTTGTCGTCGGGCGTATTCAGATTGTCGCGGACGTAATGGTAGAAATCACCGAGCTTCACGGCGAAGTCGACCCGCCCCTGCACTTTGTCGAGCACGCGGTGATCGGTGATCAAGACGCTGCGACCGATGTCGATGTCGGCGGGAGCGCGCACGTCCAGACCCGAGTTCGGATCGTCATCGCGCAACAGGCGCGGTAGACCGTCGGAATCGGCGGCAAAAAACCGCGTATCGAGCGCCTCGGAGGACAGCTCGGAGGTTTGCAAATGTTGACCGCAATTTTGGAACGAGAGAAGCGCGATGAGCGCGATCGGCGTCGCGAGCATCCACGGTTGACGCCACTTGGAATTCCCCACACATCCCCCTGGTGAGGTTCTCAGTTTAGCGTAAGCGAATTTCGTTCTCGAACCGGGGTGCCCCCCCCGTCTCAGACTGAGGCGGGTTTAACCAAAAACAAAGGCCACAAGGATGTGGCCTTTGAGTCTATTGAATCTTACGTTTCTCGACCGGGACCGCACTCAGCGCGGGCCGGGCTTCGGGTTTAATTTCGAGCGCGAGCATGATCCGGTCATGTAGCGCCTGAAAGTCATAGCCTTTTAGAATCTCCTCGATGGGATCGTTCTCTTCCACGTCAGGGGGACGCCACTCCACCTCTGCATTGCGGGGTTTGGTATCGACCATCACGTTTCGACCTCCGTCCGTTTTTTCTGGAGTTCCATGAGTCCTCCCTCATCGAAGTTCCAGTGTTTGAGTTCCGTGTCCATTTCGAATTCATCTTTGAGTTTCAGAAGGGCGTGGCGGTAATTCGCCTTGGCCGTGTCGTAAGGACATTGCATGATCTCGGCGATCTCTTTGAAGCTCAGGTCTTCAAAGATGCGCAGGACCAGTGCCGTCTTCTGACGAAACGGGAGCTCCTCGACGGCTTTGTGGATCAACTTCGACAGCGCCTGGTGGCTGACAGACTCTTCCGCCACCGAGGGAATCGACAGTTGAACCGAATCCAGATCGGAGTGACCGTCACGACGCTCACGAAGTTTATTCTTCGCCGTGTTCACCGCGATCTGGAACAACCAACTCTTGAAACTCGCTCGACCTTCGAAACTGTCCAGGCGCTCATAAGCCTTCATGAACGATTCCTGCACGACATCTTCCGCGGTCGCGAGGTCCTTCACGAACCTCAGACTCACCCGCAGCAGACTCTTCTGGTACTTTCGCACCAGATGAGAGAAGGACGTCCTTTGTCCCGCGCGAATTTGGCCAATCCACTGAAGATCTTCGTTCCCAAAAATCTCTCTCTCGCCCATAAGACACGCCCCCCCTGTCTTTCGGTGAATGGGGGAAACGATTTTTCGTCGCGGCCCCCGCTGTTTCCTTTGTGCAACGGGGGGACCACGAACTTCTTGCTGAAATCGGTAGCAGAATGGCTCCGCGAAAAGGCGGGCTCGAAGCTGGTGAATTTGGCGTTAAGACGGCCCGCGAAGGGGGCGGTGCGAGTTGGATCGCCCCCCGCTGAAAGCCGGTGGCGATCCGAACCAGGGACGAATTTTGTTAGGGACTTGGTGTTACGGAACCTGGGGCTCAATCGACTCGGGGATCAGGACCAGGTCGTAGTTGGGTTTTTGGTAAACTTCGCCCTTCAGGCAATAGCGCTGGCCTTCCACGAGGGAGTCAATAATCAGGCCGGCCTCTTGGACTTCGCTGTAGGTCTCACCGGCCGCGGCCAGCTCGAACTCTTGGAAGGCCGGAGTCATCGGACCCGACGACACTTCAAGGTAGTTACGGATGACCATCAGCATGCCGTCGGAGCTTTCCGTGCGGTAGATCCCGCAGACGGTTTGGATTTCGGCTTGAGCGAAGGTCGCGGGCAGGATCAGGGACAGGATCACGAACAGATGTTTCATGGAGTCTCCTTGGTTGGGGGAACCGAGAAGTACCAAGGAGAACGGAATCTGCTCAACGGCCGCGCGTGACGCCTGACGTATTCACAGGGTGGGTCCCGGAAGGGGGCCACCCGCGTTCTCAAATCTGATTATTACTGAGAGATCGTGACCCGGTTCCGGCCGTTTTGTTTGCTCTGGTAAAGAGCGGTGTCGGCCCGTTTGAAGAAGGTGTCCCAAACGTCCTCGTCGGACTTACGGGTCGCCACCCCCACCGAGACGGTGACGGGAATACGTTTCCCTTCCGACATGAACGCCGTCGACTCGACCGTCGCGCGGATCCGCTCCGAGACTTCAGCCGCCGCACGCAGGGGCGTGTGCGCGAGCAGAATCACGAACTCTTCCCCCCCGTAGCGGGCGAAGAAATCCTGCGAACGGACCACCTTCGTGGAGATGACATCCGAAAGCTGTTTCAGAACCACGTCGCCGGCCGCGTGGCCGTACTGATCGTTGATCTTTTTGAAGTGATCGATGTCGAGCACGATCAAACTGAGCTCTTCGTTCAAAACTTCCGAGCGTTTGATCAATTCGGGACCGCGTTCGATGAGGGCGCCTTTGGTGTACGCGCCGGTCAGACCGTCTTTCACGGCCTTTTCGTTCATCTCGCGGTTCGTGATCGCCTCCAAGTTTCCTTTTTCGAGAAACTTCAGGATCAGATTGCCGATTTTAATTTGATCGTTGTTCTTCAGCTTCATCGGCGCCATCGGGTTCAGCACGTTGCCGTTCACGACGGTCTTGTTGGCCGAGCCGAGGTCGACGACCGTCACTTCGCTGCCCACGATCACGAGACGTGCGTGGTTGCGGCTGACGGATTTGTCATCGAGGTGGATTCCGCAATCGACGGAACGGCCCAGAACGTACTCGGCTTGGACGAGCGCGTACTGTTTTCCGACGTAGCCTTGCGGCCCCAGAAGGACCACAAGTGCGGGGGGCGCCTCGTCCGCGGGACGCATCAGACCGTTGAAGGTCTCGCCCGTGACGATGCTCGTTTTTTCGGTGAGGTCATCGCTCCCGAATTGCTGGTTGTTGGCTCCAGAACTTTGCGACATCCCTCATAGTATGGGCTGCCTTTAAAGCTCCGGCAAGACTCCGTTTTTAAGGATTCCCTTGGCGAGTCTTTTGCCCAGCTCGACTCCAGGCTGGTCGAAGGCATTGATGTCCAGGGCTTCGCCCAAAGATGCGACAACCAGCATCCAAGTCTGAAGCACGGCCCCGATGGTTTGGGGCTTCAGGTCCTGGAGTTCCAGCTCCAAAACCGAGACACCTTGACGGCGCAGGGCTTCGGCGGTCGCCCGCGCTTCGACGTTCAGGATTTCGCCCAATTTTTTGCCACCGATCTCGGCGAGTTCGGGGATCACCGGCGACGCCGCCAGCTGGATATCGCCCCCGAAATCGGCGACGCGGTGTAGGACGACCCACTTGTCGCGGGGCCCTTCCATGACCTGCTGAAGGATGGAGTGCTGATCGTTCGCGCCCAGCGCCGCGACGGGCGACGACGCGCGGGCCGGAGTTTTCCCCTGACGGTCCTTCGCTTTACCGAGACTCTCGGCCCACAGCTGCACGATCCACGCGGCGAGGTTTCGGATCGAAGAGCTGTAAGTCCAAAACTGGGTGATCCACTCTTCGCGCTTCCAGCTGGCCAGGGACTGCGCGGTCAGCTCCGCGACGAGTTTGT
It encodes the following:
- a CDS encoding sigma-70 family RNA polymerase sigma factor codes for the protein MGEREIFGNEDLQWIGQIRAGQRTSFSHLVRKYQKSLLRVSLRFVKDLATAEDVVQESFMKAYERLDSFEGRASFKSWLFQIAVNTAKNKLRERRDGHSDLDSVQLSIPSVAEESVSHQALSKLIHKAVEELPFRQKTALVLRIFEDLSFKEIAEIMQCPYDTAKANYRHALLKLKDEFEMDTELKHWNFDEGGLMELQKKRTEVET
- a CDS encoding GGDEF domain-containing protein, encoding MSQSSGANNQQFGSDDLTEKTSIVTGETFNGLMRPADEAPPALVVLLGPQGYVGKQYALVQAEYVLGRSVDCGIHLDDKSVSRNHARLVIVGSEVTVVDLGSANKTVVNGNVLNPMAPMKLKNNDQIKIGNLILKFLEKGNLEAITNREMNEKAVKDGLTGAYTKGALIERGPELIKRSEVLNEELSLIVLDIDHFKKINDQYGHAAGDVVLKQLSDVISTKVVRSQDFFARYGGEEFVILLAHTPLRAAAEVSERIRATVESTAFMSEGKRIPVTVSVGVATRKSDEDVWDTFFKRADTALYQSKQNGRNRVTISQ